The nucleotide sequence acaaatcatcctccaattcaagcttaatgaaactttcgatttccaacttctacattcgatgtcgaaacttatcaaatcaaatccgattgatctaaaattttgcacacaagtcataaatgatataatagagctataaaaattttcagaactcagttccgactccggtatcaaaaagtcaactccccagtcaaactttcaaacttaaattcttattttagccatttcaagcctaatttaactacgaacttccaaataaaatttcgaacacgttcctaagtctaaaatcaccatacagagttatTGGAACCCCGATACCGAGGTCATtttgtcaaaatattgaccgaaatcaaacttagtattttaaagccaacttaaggaaccaattATTCTGATCTCAAtccgaacacttccaaattccgaaccaactatccccgcaagtcataaattaataaaagtatatacggggagttttatttaagggaacaacATTCTGAaaatcaaaatgaccggttggatcaTTACAGTTTTGGATAaactctcggctcaagaagatgaaaagagaCAATAGAAAAGTAAAAACAATAGAGGCCAGAAAGATAGTACCAGCAACCTAAGAATaaaaaaatagatgaaaaaagTAATATAAATAATCTGTAACAATGACAAGGTACTACGAAATCAGAGCGAAAAAAAGTATGAACACAACATGAACCACTAGCAGTCCAAGACAAAATACTATCAAACTAGCCTTACACCTAGTACGGAGTAGAAAAATGTTCAACTACCTCATAACCTTCAACCCTAATGCTCGGCCTCCACACctttctatcaagggtcatgtcatAAGTAACCTCAAGCCGCGCCATGTCCTGCTTGATCATctttccccaatacttcttaggccgacctctacctcttctcatacccACCAAAGCCAACCACCCACACTTCCTTACCAGGGAATCTAGACATTTCCTTTGCATATGCCCAACCGAtctaagtctcgcttcccgcatttTATCTTCCATGGGAGCCACGTCTACCTTcactcgaatatcttcattcctaatcttatctaaccTAATGTTCCTgcacatctatctcaacatccttatCTCTGCTACTTCCATCTTCTGGATATGGAAATTCTTGATTAGCCAACATTCTAACAtgtacaacatggccggtctaaccaccactctataaaacttacctttatgTTTCAGTGGTATATTCCTGCCACACAAGACGCCAAATGCTAACCTCTATTTCATCCATCCCACCCTTATACGGTGCGTGATATCCTTGTCAATCTCCCCACCCCCTGGATAACTGACCCAAGATacttaaaactttctctcttggggaTAACTTGTGAATCAAGCCTCACGTCCATGTCCGATTCCCCTGTCATgtcgctgaacttgcactccaagtattttaTCTTAGTCCTTCTCAACTTGAAATCTTTAGACTCAAGAATCTATTTTTGAACCTCCATCCTCTAGTTAATACTACCCCGCGTCCTATCAATTGAGCATCGACGAATAATATACATCATGGCACCTTCCCTTGAATACGATGTGTCAGTGCATTTATTACCAGGGCAAtaagaatgggctgagcgcagatcctTAGTGTAACCCATAATAATCAAAAAATGCTCTGAGTCTCCTCCCACTATCCTAACTCGAGTcttaactccatcatacatgtccttaatcaccctaatatatgctACTGGAACACCTTttacctccaggcatctccaaagaaccttcctagggaccttgtcatacACTTTCTCTAGGTTAATAAATACCATGTGCAAattccttcttcctatccctgtactgttccaccaacctccttaTAAGATGGATAGTACTCGTAGTTGAACGACTATGAATGAATCCGAACTGGTTCTCGGATATAGACACTGACCTCCTCACCCTCACTTTCATCAGCCTCTCCAAACTTTCATAGTCTGACTAAGCAAATTGATGCCCATATACTCCTATAGTTATTAGAATTATGGATATCacttttgttcttgtacaacggtaTCATCATATTTCACCTCCATTCATTTGGCATCTTTTTCGTCCTAAAAATAACGTTAAATAGCACAGTCAGCTACTCCAAGCTAGCGCTACCCACATACCTCCAAAATTCTACCGGAATTTCATGTGGCCCGATCGCTCTgtccctactcatcttacgcatagcctctacgacctcctcaaccttaatGCGCCTACAATACCTAAAATCTCGGTGACTCACGAAGTGCTCCAATTTACCCAGCACAATGTCTTTGTCCCTCTCTTTATTCAGAAATTTATGAAAGTAAGTCCGCCAAACatcagaaaaatattttctaaaaagaTATTTTACATGTAAAATGATTTTTGTCATACTAGATACAATCTATTATGTTGGTAATATCGCATCTATGGCTTATTTTTAGTTCACTCTTTAAATTTTGTCCTCGTTTTCTCAGGAGCCCCAATAGTAGATGAATGAATTTTCCTACACACAAATTTAACTTATCGGACGGATGAGGATATAATTCAAATAGTGACATTAAAACGGCCATTTGTACAAATGCCCTGGCATCCAAGGAAGTGGCACCAACCAAGTAAAATAAGAAGGCCGGCCAATTATGATGTAGTCTATACCTAGTCAAGAATTTTGTGGTTGAAACTGATTTTATCATCCACTTTTATATATGTCTGTTTCTTTACCAACTATATATTCAGTGCTTAACTACTTATTGAGTAAGTTATCAGAAACCCATAAATGTTGGGAAAATTTTCAGAGGAAGTAGAAATAAATGCACCAGCAATTGAAGTGTGGAATCTCTATGGCACTCTTCAATTTGCCAAATTTGTTGTTGAAAAACTCCCACACATAGTTGAAAAAGTTGAGTTGATTGAAGGCAATGGTGGCTCTGGTTCAATCGTGCTAGTTAGTAAGTTATTTTACTTCAAAATCCTattaaaaatcttcatttttattttcattcCATTGATTATTCTTGATTATTTTTTTCCCGTTTTGTAAGCTCTCGTCCATCCCACCACATATTACAACTTTTCCTTTTGATTCTTATTTTTTACGTGataatttgataaattatttaaGTTTATTCACGATTTTCTATTTTGTTTGGACCAAATATATTAGGTTTACCAGGTAATGCTCcatataaagagaaattcatCTCAATCGATGATGAAAAACGAGTGAAGGAAGTCGAGATTGTTGAAGGTGGATATCTTGATCTAGGGTTCAGTTTCTACGGGATTAAGTTTGAAGTTATAGAAAAGGATGAGAATTTAAGCATCGTGAAAACTACCATTGATTTTGAGACTAAAGATGCTGAAAACATTCATCTTACTATTGGCAATCTCCAAGCTCTCGTTGCCATTATGAAAGCTACTGTTGAATATTTCAACCAGAAGAGCAAGTAAATTAATCTTCTTTTATTGGGATTCATGAATTTTCATATTTAATGTTGTTTTTGCTTTGTAGTTATTGCCCTTTAAAGTAATGTAATGTACTTTGATGGACTTAGTAGTGGATGTCAATATTTTTGTTTATTGAATAAAACTTTTTGACATTGCAATGAGATGTAACATTCTCAATtcttaagattttttttttgttttatttaagaCTCTAAATCACGCAAGTTTAATTTAAGCTTGACTATAAAGAGAAACCTTATAGTAGGATTGAGTTCGATCATTCTTGGAAATACTAATATTCGATCTCTTCCAAATAAAAGATTTGTAAATTTAAATGTTAGGCTCAAATTTGATTTTAAGCTATGTAGTTCTCCCAAGTGAATTCTTGGGCACTGAATCATCTAAAATTTCGTGGGCCCATCAgatatgacctaatgaacaataattGTCTTATCGCCTCGtttttgacgttttagggccataaaacaaaaattcatgatgatttttattttttcgtcTACTAATATCCACGCCATCTACATGAATTCGAGGGAGACTCTGAATCACCTAAATTTATTTGggtccatcaaaaatgacctagtgAATAATAGTCATTGATTCGCCATGACTGTTACTTTTATGGCGATAAAATAGAAATTCAGGACATTCTTTTAGTTAATCAGAAGAATGTGTTCAATTCTCGAAGAACATTTGTGTTGTTTGATGTTGGAGATTAAAGCATTGAAActttctatttataatttttctTGATTACTTTGATTTAAAAAATTGCTCTTGCTTACCTAGTTTTAGGCAAATTGCATACAAATGGGAAAGAGGAAAAGGATATACGAAACAAGTATGCATAGGCTTTGTACTCTTCATTTTGCCTTGAACACCAATGCCATATGTGTATACTATTGTTATGTATAGGTGTATCATATGGTTAAGTATATGTGATTTTGATTCTTGAAATATAATACGAACTCGCGTCTCCCAATCTAACTGCAAGATTTTTACTGAGTCTGCATTAGATAATTGTATTGGTGGAAAAAAGGTATGACATGCGGATCATCAGCAAGGTGACAAGTGACAGATTCAGTTAAGTAaattaaaagaattgaaaagGCACAAGCGGAATACCCCCGGTGTTTTGTCAGAAAAGGTACTGGTCCTGACAGctggaaaagaagaaataggTACGAAATAGATGAAGACCATAAAGAGGGAAGGTTCATGAATATGTTATAAATAAGGAAGGGAAGTAGGCATTGATCATGGTTACGAAGAATCCTCGGTCATTATTGCCATCATTACAATTATATATGGCAACAACCAATCAAGGCAATTAATGCCATTAACAAGCCAAAATAAAGTAGAAAAATTATTATAATTATGTATCCTTATACAAGGACCCGATCCTCATTTGTAAAGGCATCTGAATTTTTGATGAATATATGCAATTAGTCTTTTACTTTATTCAAAAAGTTCAAACCGCAATTCTGGGAGAGATTAGCGATCTACTTTAACCTTCTTTTCCTTGTCTGTTATTTCCATTATTCCTTTTATTATTCAAATTACCAAGAAAGTGAAGTAAttttggttatcagtaacccgattTCTTTTTGATATTAACTTTGACCAAGAAAtctatttttgggttaaacaaattggttctgttcCGGGAATCTTATAATCTGTTCACtttccaaattttatttttagcaaCATAATATGTCTATTGCTAACGAGAACAACCAGCTGAATCAATAAGATGGAACTCCACCACATCACACACCCACAACTACTCCTTAGCACTCACGAGAAAGTTCACCTGAAAGGTCTGCTTCGCGCACTGATGGACAACGGGGAAGTGACCAGATCGTTGATCAGGATACTTTGAAGCAGTTGATTGCACAACACGTGAATAAAACACTGCAAGCTTTTGCTAGTGCATTACCAAACATAGCACAAACTCCACCACCAATTAATACCACCTTGAAAAATCCGCGTTCATGACTCGATAACTCTGAAAGTGGAGAAATGCCGAATGAATCTCGCGATGGAGGGTCAGGTACACCAAATAATTTCAGTTTACAAAGTTTAGAACTAACTTTGCACAAACATTTGAAGGAGCAAAATGAGCGTATAGAACAAATACCTGGCGTGCCTTCTGTGATCAAAGGTGTGGATATTGACAAGTATTtacaacaaccctggaagccaagtgcaaCATCTttaccaattttcaaaaaatttaaaatgcctgatattctCAAATATGACGGGACATCCGACCCACGGGATCTCGTTACTGCGTTTACTACATGCGTGAAAGGCAATGATTTAACCAAGCAGGAAATTGAATCAGTTTTGGTTAAGAAATTTGGCGAAACTCTCATAAAACGGGCATT is from Nicotiana tabacum cultivar K326 chromosome 18, ASM71507v2, whole genome shotgun sequence and encodes:
- the LOC107760472 gene encoding norbelladine synthase-like; the protein is MLGKFSEEVEINAPAIEVWNLYGTLQFAKFVVEKLPHIVEKVELIEGNGGSGSIVLVSLPGNAPYKEKFISIDDEKRVKEVEIVEGGYLDLGFSFYGIKFEVIEKDENLSIVKTTIDFETKDAENIHLTIGNLQALVAIMKATVEYFNQKSK